From one Erinaceus europaeus chromosome 4, mEriEur2.1, whole genome shotgun sequence genomic stretch:
- the NHLRC1 gene encoding E3 ubiquitin-protein ligase NHLRC1, producing the protein MGAEATERTTPLEQLVGEAETSLLECKVCFERFGPRQQRRPRNLPCGHVVCLACVASLAHPRTLTLECPFCRRACQGSETSDCLPLLQLLELLGSPLPPVPAAPCAASRAPGTLTCHHAFGGWGTLVNPTGLALCPKTGRVVVVNDGRRRVKIFDSAGGCAHQFGEKGDASQDIKYPLDVTVTSDCHVVVTDAGDRSIKVFDLLGHIKLVIGGQFSLPWGVETTPQNEVIVTDAEAGSLHRLEVDFPEGVLRRTERLKTHLCSPRGVAVCRPTGAIAVIEHPLALGSQAGNTTVKVFSSSMQLIGQVDTFGLSLCFPTKVTASAVTFDHQGNVVIADTSGQAVLCLGKPEEFPVLKPVITGGLSHPVALTFTKENSLFVLDSAAHSVKLFKADWE; encoded by the coding sequence ATGGGTGCAGAGGCCACCGAGAGGACGACGCCACTAGAGCAGCTCGTGGGCGAAGCGGAAACCAGCCTGCTGGAGTGCAAGGTGTGCTTTGAGAGGTTCGGCCCCCGCCAGCAGCGGCGCCCGCGCAACCTGCCCTGCGGCCACGTGGTCTGCCTGGCCTGCGTGGCCTCCTTGGCGCACCCGCGGACGCTGACCCTCGAGTGTCCCTTCTGCCGGCGAGCCTGCCAGGGCTCCGAGACCAGCGACTGCCTGCCGCTGTTGCAGCTGCTGGAGCTCCTGGGCTCCCCTCTTCCTCCGGTCCCCGCCGCCCCGTGCGCCGCCTCGCGCGCCCCGGGGACCCTCACCTGCCACCACGCCTTTGGGGGTTGGGGGACCCTAGTTAATCCCACCGGGCTGGCGCTGTGTCCCAAgacggggcgggtggtggtggtgaacgaCGGTAGGCGAAGGGTCAAGATCTTTGACTCTGCGGGAGGATGCGCTCATCAGTTTGGAGAGAAGGGGGATGCCTCTCAGGACATTAAGTACCCCCTGGATGTCACGGTCACCAGCGACTGCCACGTGGTTGTCACCGACGCTGGCGACCGCTCCATCAAAGTATTTGACTTGTTGGGCCACATCAAGCTTGTCATTGGAGGCCAGTTCTCTTTACCTTGGGGGGTGGAGACCACCCCCCAGAATGAGGTCATAGTCACAGATGCAGAGGCTGGGTCTTTGCACCGCCTGGAAGTTGACTTTCCTGAAGGGGTCCTGCGGAGAACTGAAAGGCTGAAGACGCACCTGTGCAGTCCTCGAGGGGTGGCGGTGTGTAGGCCCACCGGGGCCATTGCTGTCATAGAACACCCcctggctctggggtcccaggctgGGAATACCACAGTGAAGGTGTTTAGTTCTAGTATGCAGCTCATTGGCCAGGTGGATACCTTTGGGCTGAGCCTCTGCTTTCCCACCAAAGTAACTGCCTCGGCTGTCACCTTTGATCACCAGGGGAATGTGGTTATTGCAGATACTTCTGGTCAGGCTGTCTTATGCTTAGGAAAACCTGAGGAGTTTCCGGTACTGAAGCCGGTTATCACCGGAGGTCTTTCTCATCCTGTGGCTCTGACTTTCACCAAAGAGAATTCTCTTTTTGTTCTGGACAGTGCTGCCCATTCTGTAAAACTCTTTAAGGCTGATTGGGAGTGA